A DNA window from Helianthus annuus cultivar XRQ/B chromosome 15, HanXRQr2.0-SUNRISE, whole genome shotgun sequence contains the following coding sequences:
- the LOC110912213 gene encoding protein BREAST CANCER SUSCEPTIBILITY 2 homolog B isoform X2: protein MSTWQVFSDAGNNFKWQRSHSKLSTEPQKPPIEKPNPNHHLPSIADLLLQGYANLCEKPGVEVETSPTFRTGSGKPVVVKQSSLVKASCILGDQDTGANADTEYLKVEDNSNGVSTPFTFRTGSGKHVDVKQSSMAKALSMFGGQDDDNDAFVDTGCFKVGEDKNDKVETPLTFQTGLGKSVAARKSSFEKAFAILGDLDEETFSDCTVGPDNGIGCMFKTGSGKAVNICSAGLVKARTLLGLEENSLLDNTSKGLEQSTSATAGTNLGFPEARRPSPAIKFQTAGGRSIKVSGHALKQARSLLGDPDLGNFFKEGNAIFSSDMNKENNVNTSFSDYIPKGKSKAKQMSNNFISPLRSVSFDNKTTVRSEDIGLKNNLIREFDAVGRDIKQYNDNTLGGPKSLNRPLVDISNTLGAENQQVTGEKRKLSSRKYPSPFKKPRNSKFIPPLNKNSALVSTGTMPKISEGSCCKTRVSTRYPFQFTRKYIKEYLGEPPFLHNGFENVPEWLRKINSENADKHMFEDESGLKCIGLDSFFHMLAQSRCSILSKEWVANHYRWIVWKLACYERCYSAKFYGKLLTASNVLEELKYRYEREVNNAHRSALKRILEGDAPASSPLVLCIASIKFKCNSEPDIEPSNATESSSIELTDGWYSIKALLDELLLKQLFSGKLFVGQKLRICGASLSGWNAPVSPLEASRMISLCLHINGTYRANWADRLGFCKSGCAPLAFKCIKGSGGVVPNTLVGVTRIYPVLYRERLSDGVFVVRSERMESKRMQLYDQRRSSIMEGVMAEFQSGLKGFQIDDDEGEKISKLLEQAAEPEVIMADMSLEQLTSFATYQAKIEASRQSEIDKLIEKALEEAGLSRREVNTLMRVRVVGLTSQSYIPKSRPQQGLITIWNPTEKQQSELVEGQAYAVAGLTPINSDTGTIYLRARGSTTQWRPLSPLAIQHFQPFYTPRKAVSLLRMGEVPLSSEFDVAAFVIYVGVVHKSSQQKRQWVFVADGSIISSQPHELSDALLAISFCSPSVDCDSIVPINYNLVGSTVGFCNLIKGAKDQTNHIWVAEATDNSTYFLSYDGANSKHLKDAAASADQWAKASTLTIEKLKEKVSSIVAGK from the exons ATGTCTACGTGGCAAGTCTTCTCTGACGCCGGAAACAATTTCAAGTGGCAACGTTCTCACTCTAAACTCTCAACTGAACCACAAAAACCTCCAATTGAAAAACCTAACCCTAATCACCATCTTCCTTCTATTGCCGATCTTTTACTTCAAG GATATGCAAACCTATGTGAGAAACCAGGTGTTGAAGTTGAGACTTCTCCGACGTTCAGAACTGGATCGGGGAAACCGGTTGTTGTGAAGCAGTCTTCCTTGGTGAAAGCGTCGTGTATTCTTGGAGATCAAGACACTGGAGCTAATGCAGATACAG AGTATTTGAAAGTAGAGGATAATTCAAATGGAGTTAGCACGCCTTTCACATTTCGGACCGGATCAGGGAAACATGTTGATGTTAAGCAGTCATCCATGGCAAAAGCACTATCTATGTTTGGAGGTCAAGATGATGACAACGATGCCTTTGTAGATACAG GATGCTTTAAGGTAGGTGAAGATAAGAATGATAAGGTCGAGACTCCTTTGACATTTCAAACTGGATTGGGGAAATCGGTTGCAGCAAGAAAGTCTTCCTTTGAAAAGGCATTCGCTATTCTTGGAGACCTAGACGAAGAGACTTTTTCAG ATTGCACagtcggtccagataatggaatcgGATGCATGTTCAAAACAGGGTCAGGGAAAGCCGTAAACATATGTTCTGCAGGTCTCGTTAAAGCCAGAACACTGTTAGGATTGGAAGAAAATTCTCTTCTTGATAACACTTCCAAAGGCCTCGAACAATCAACAAGTGCAACTGCTGGAACGAATTTAGGGTTTCCAGAAGCTAGAAGACCATCACCAGCTATTAAGTTTCAAACAGCTGGCGGAAGATCTATAAAAGTTTCCGGTCATGCATTGAAACAAGCGAGGAGCCTGTTAGGAGATCCTGATTTGGGGAATTTCTTTAAGGAAGGGAACGCTATATTTTCATCGGatatgaacaaagaaaataatgTGAATACATCTTTTAGTGATTATATACCAAAAGGAAAATCTAAAGCAAAGCAAATGTCTAATAACTTTATATCACCGTTAAGATCAGTTTCATTTGATAATAAGACTACAGTAAGATCAGAAGATATAGGTCTGAAAAATAATTTGATCAGAGAATTTGATGCAGTGGGACGTGATATCAAGCAGTATAATGATAATACTTTAGGTGGGCCAAAGTCTTTGAATAGGCCATTGGTAGATATTTCAAATACTTTGGGTGCTGAAAATCAACAAGTCACAGGAGAAAAGAGGAAGCTATCAAGTCGGAAGTATCCTTCTCCATTCAAGAAGCCACGAAATTCCAAATTTATCCCTCCGTTAAACAAAAATTCAGCACTAGTTTCTACCG GTACGATGCCCAAAATCTCTGAAGGATCATGCTGCAAAACAAGGGTTTCCACTCGATACCCTTTCCAGTTTACTCGCAAGTACATCAAGGAGTATCTTGGAGAGCCTCCTTTTCTTCATAATGGG TTTGAGAACGTCCCTGAATGGTTAAGAAAGATAAACTCAGAGAACGCGGACAAACACATGTTCGAGGATGAATCTGGTCTAAAATGCATTGGTTTGGATTCTTTCTTTCACATGTTGGCTCAGTCAAGATGTTCAATTCTTTCAAAAGA GTGGGTTGCAAATCACTACAGATGGATAGTCTGGAAACTTGCATGCTATGAGAGATGCTATTCTGCCAAATTTTATGGGAAACTTTTGACTGCTTCTAATGTGCTTGAGGAACTGAAATACAG atACGAGAGAGAAGTTAACAATGCTCACCGATCAGCTCTGAAGAGAATTCTAGAAGGAGATGCCCCCGCTTCTTCTCCTTTGGTACTTTGCATTGCATCTATAAAGTTCAAGTGTAATTCAGAACCAGATATAGAGCCATCAAATGCCACTGAAAGTTCAAGCATAGAACTCACAGATGGATG GTACTCGATAAAAGCCCTGTTGGATGAATTACTTTTAAAGCAACTCTTTTCCGGAAAATTGTTTGTGGGACAAAAACTTAGG ATATGTGGAGCTAGTTTATCTGGTTGGAATGCACCTGTTTCACCCCTTGAG GCATCGAGGATGATTAGCTTATGCTTGCACATCAATGGGACATATAGAGCTAATTGGGCTGACCGTTTGGGATTCT GTAAAAGTGGGTGTGCTCCGTTAGCATTTAAGTGCATTAAAGGTTCTGGAGGGGTAGTTCCCAACACATTAGTTGGAGTCACTCGGATATACCCTGTTCTATACAGGGAGAG GTTAAGTGATGGAGTTTTTGTGGTGAGATCAGAGAGGATGGAAAGCAAAAGGATGCAATTGTATGACCAGAG ACGTTCAAGCATCATGGAGGGGGTTATGGCTGAGTTTCAGTCAGGGCTTAAAGGATTCCAAATTGACGACGATGAAGGAGAGAAGATTTCAAAGCTACTAGAACAAGCTGCTGAACCAGAAGTTATTATGGCTGACATGAGTTTAGAGCAGCTCACGTCATTTGCTACTTATCAAGCAAAAATTGAG GCGAGTAGACAGTCAGAGATAgataaattaattgaaaaggcaTTGGAGGAAGCTGGACTAAGTAGGAGGGAAGTCAACACTCTCATGAGGGTGAGAGTAGTTGGGTTGACTAGTCAAAGCTATATTCCGAAGAGCCGCCCACAGCAGGGATTGATAACAATATGGAACCCGACTGAGAAACAG CAATCAGAGTTGGTTGAAGGGCAAGCATATGCTGTTGCAGGCCTCACACCAATTAACTCTGATACAGGCACTATTTATTTGCGTGCTAGAGGCTCTACAACCCAATGGCGCCCATTATCTCCCTTGGCAATTCAACATTTTCA GCCTTTTTATACTCCTCGGAAAGCGGTATCATTATTACGAATGGGTGAAGTTCCACTCTCTAG TGAATTTGATGTTGCTGCGTTTGTTATATACGTGGGGGTGGTGCATAAATCTTCTCAGCAGAAAAGGCAATGGGTTTTTGTGGCTGATGGCAGTATTATTTCATCACAACCACACGAGCTGTCAGACGCTTTGCTTGCCATAAGCTTCTGTTCACCATCTGTCGACTGTGATTCCATTGTACCAATCAACTACAATCTTGTAGGATCAACG GTTGGGTTTTGTAATCTCATAAAGGGTGCCAAGGATCAAACGAATCATATATGGGTGGCTGAAGCAACCGACAACTCGACATACTTTCTAAGTTATGACGGTGCCAATTCCAAGCACTTGAAGGATGCAGCTGCTTCTGCTGATCAATGGGCGAAAGCCTCAACCTTG ACGATTGAGAAGTTAAAGGAGAAAGTGTCATCTATTGTTGCCGGAAAG TAG
- the LOC110912214 gene encoding uncharacterized membrane protein At3g27390: MEPSIWGWKSLGHFILFLPYFIGLLLLGFIKGIILAPIVCVIMTLGNSAIVIGLWPAHVVWSYFCILSAKRLGPVMKVVVCVFITPVMAFWPVGIVVGSVLGGLAYGFLGPMFGTFKAVGEGKTDQFIHCIIDGTWDTVEWSFTFVRDFCDVCLYSYFSMMNDLRKQGLPEAKIEIRVVYLPIAIVLGLLGLVVDFPVITVIAALKSPYMLFKGWHRLFQDCVGREGPFLETICVPFAGLAILLWPLAVAGAVLCSMVSGIVLGLYAAVIVYQESSFYLGLCYIVAALSLYDEYSNDVLDMPEGSCFPKPKYRRNPGLSASSSFSMGGSSRSVPSRAGSVRVPMIELKSFELFDSFFKECRRLGEHLVLEGLITVKEIEDPQSVSLSAYCTYQGLLRSAKVNSPGLIMSENGPELTLANRPKDTFHDWFLNPLLVIKDQIKAQNLTESEEVYLGKLILLGGNAEKLKNTNIGPPPESELRRAELEALARRVQGITKSISRYPTYRRRFDNMMKAIFEELDKKNGSYKGPQTVRRSKSTYGRIFGSQRSFRNKSSRGVRQEEARDVNNNV, encoded by the exons ATGGAACCTTCAATATGGGGTTGGAAATCTTTAGGGCATTTCATCCTCTTCTTGCCTTATTTCATTGGTCTTCTACTTCTTGGCTTCATTAAAG GAATCATCTTGGCTCCAATTGTATGTGTTATTATGACATTAGGAAACTCTGCTATTGTAATTGGTCTATGGCCAGCACATGTTGTGTGGTCTTACTTTTGCATATTGAG CGCTAAACGATTAGGGCCCGTGATGAAAGTGGTTGTATGCGTATTTATCACACCAGTCATGGCTTTCTGGCCCGTCGGAATTGTTGTTGGTAGCGTTCTTGGTGGTTTGGCTTATGGGTTTCTCGGGCCAATGTTTGGAACTTTTAAGGCGGTTGGTGAAGGGAAAACCGACCAATTTATCCATTGTATTATA GATGGAACTTGGGACACTGTCGAATGGAGCTTTACATTTGTCAGGGACTTTTGTGATGTATGCTTATATTCGTACTTCTCGATGATGAACGACCTCCGAAAACAAGGCCTGCCCGAGGCTAAAATTGAGATTAG GGTGGTTTATCTTCCTATAGCCATTGTCCTCGGGTTACTAGGACTCGTGGTTGACTTTCCAGTGATCACGGTTATAGCCGCACTGAAAAGTCCATACATGTTGTTCAAAGGTTGGCACCGTTTGTTTCAAGATTGTGTGGGTCGAGAAGGTCCGTTCTTGGAGACCATTTGTGTGCCGTTCGCAGGTCTAGCCATCTTGCTATGGCCATTGGCTGTAGCTGGAGCCGTGTTATGCTCCATGGTCTCTGGTATTGTCCTCGGTTTGTATGCGGCTGTGATTGTTTATCAG GAATCGTCTTTCTACCTCGGGCTTTGCTATATAGTAGCTGCATTGTCGCTCTACGATGAATACAGCAACGATGTTCTTGACATGCCTGAGGGATCTTGCTTTCCCAA ACCTAAGTATCGACGTAACCCTGGATTGTCCGCTTCAAGTTCTTTCTCGATGGGGGGTTCTTCTAGAAGTGTACCATCACGGGCCGGATCTGTTAGGGTCCCCATGATTGAATTGAAGTCATTCGAG TTGTTTGATAGTTTCTTCAAAGAATGCCGCCGACTAGGCGAACACTTGGTGTTGGAAGGATTAATAACTGTAAAAGAGATTGAAGATCCACAGTCGGTTAGTCTATCGGCTTATTGTACCTACCAAGGACTTCTACGGTCAGCAAAAGTCAACAGTCCAGGTTTAATCATGT CTGAAAATGGTCCGGAGTTAACTCTTGCAAACAGACCCAAAGATACGTTCCATGATTGGTTCTTGAACCCGCTTTTGGTCATAAAAGACCAAATCAAAGCACAAAATCTCACAGAATCCGAAGAAGTCTACTTGGGGAAGTTAATTTTGTTGGGTGGTAACGCAGAGAAGTTGAAAAATACCAACATTGGTCCGCCGCCTGAGTCTGAGCTTAGACGAGCTGAACTTGAAGCACTAGCTCGAAG GGTTCAAGGGATCACAAAGTCTATATCAAGGTATCCAACTTACAGAAGAAGATTTGACAATATGATGAAGGCAATATTTGAAGAACTCGATAAGAAGAACGGTAGCTACAAAGGACCTCAAACTGTTCGCAGGTCGAAAAGCACGTATGGTCGCATTTTTGGCTCACAACGATCGTTTAGAAACAAAAGTAGCCGCGGGGTTAGGCAAGAAGAAGCAAGAGATGTTAATAATAATGTATAA
- the LOC110912213 gene encoding protein BREAST CANCER SUSCEPTIBILITY 2 homolog B isoform X1, with protein sequence MSTWQVFSDAGNNFKWQRSHSKLSTEPQKPPIEKPNPNHHLPSIADLLLQAGYANLCEKPGVEVETSPTFRTGSGKPVVVKQSSLVKASCILGDQDTGANADTEYLKVEDNSNGVSTPFTFRTGSGKHVDVKQSSMAKALSMFGGQDDDNDAFVDTGCFKVGEDKNDKVETPLTFQTGLGKSVAARKSSFEKAFAILGDLDEETFSDCTVGPDNGIGCMFKTGSGKAVNICSAGLVKARTLLGLEENSLLDNTSKGLEQSTSATAGTNLGFPEARRPSPAIKFQTAGGRSIKVSGHALKQARSLLGDPDLGNFFKEGNAIFSSDMNKENNVNTSFSDYIPKGKSKAKQMSNNFISPLRSVSFDNKTTVRSEDIGLKNNLIREFDAVGRDIKQYNDNTLGGPKSLNRPLVDISNTLGAENQQVTGEKRKLSSRKYPSPFKKPRNSKFIPPLNKNSALVSTGTMPKISEGSCCKTRVSTRYPFQFTRKYIKEYLGEPPFLHNGFENVPEWLRKINSENADKHMFEDESGLKCIGLDSFFHMLAQSRCSILSKEWVANHYRWIVWKLACYERCYSAKFYGKLLTASNVLEELKYRYEREVNNAHRSALKRILEGDAPASSPLVLCIASIKFKCNSEPDIEPSNATESSSIELTDGWYSIKALLDELLLKQLFSGKLFVGQKLRICGASLSGWNAPVSPLEASRMISLCLHINGTYRANWADRLGFCKSGCAPLAFKCIKGSGGVVPNTLVGVTRIYPVLYRERLSDGVFVVRSERMESKRMQLYDQRRSSIMEGVMAEFQSGLKGFQIDDDEGEKISKLLEQAAEPEVIMADMSLEQLTSFATYQAKIEASRQSEIDKLIEKALEEAGLSRREVNTLMRVRVVGLTSQSYIPKSRPQQGLITIWNPTEKQQSELVEGQAYAVAGLTPINSDTGTIYLRARGSTTQWRPLSPLAIQHFQPFYTPRKAVSLLRMGEVPLSSEFDVAAFVIYVGVVHKSSQQKRQWVFVADGSIISSQPHELSDALLAISFCSPSVDCDSIVPINYNLVGSTVGFCNLIKGAKDQTNHIWVAEATDNSTYFLSYDGANSKHLKDAAASADQWAKASTLTIEKLKEKVSSIVAGK encoded by the exons ATGTCTACGTGGCAAGTCTTCTCTGACGCCGGAAACAATTTCAAGTGGCAACGTTCTCACTCTAAACTCTCAACTGAACCACAAAAACCTCCAATTGAAAAACCTAACCCTAATCACCATCTTCCTTCTATTGCCGATCTTTTACTTCAAG CAGGATATGCAAACCTATGTGAGAAACCAGGTGTTGAAGTTGAGACTTCTCCGACGTTCAGAACTGGATCGGGGAAACCGGTTGTTGTGAAGCAGTCTTCCTTGGTGAAAGCGTCGTGTATTCTTGGAGATCAAGACACTGGAGCTAATGCAGATACAG AGTATTTGAAAGTAGAGGATAATTCAAATGGAGTTAGCACGCCTTTCACATTTCGGACCGGATCAGGGAAACATGTTGATGTTAAGCAGTCATCCATGGCAAAAGCACTATCTATGTTTGGAGGTCAAGATGATGACAACGATGCCTTTGTAGATACAG GATGCTTTAAGGTAGGTGAAGATAAGAATGATAAGGTCGAGACTCCTTTGACATTTCAAACTGGATTGGGGAAATCGGTTGCAGCAAGAAAGTCTTCCTTTGAAAAGGCATTCGCTATTCTTGGAGACCTAGACGAAGAGACTTTTTCAG ATTGCACagtcggtccagataatggaatcgGATGCATGTTCAAAACAGGGTCAGGGAAAGCCGTAAACATATGTTCTGCAGGTCTCGTTAAAGCCAGAACACTGTTAGGATTGGAAGAAAATTCTCTTCTTGATAACACTTCCAAAGGCCTCGAACAATCAACAAGTGCAACTGCTGGAACGAATTTAGGGTTTCCAGAAGCTAGAAGACCATCACCAGCTATTAAGTTTCAAACAGCTGGCGGAAGATCTATAAAAGTTTCCGGTCATGCATTGAAACAAGCGAGGAGCCTGTTAGGAGATCCTGATTTGGGGAATTTCTTTAAGGAAGGGAACGCTATATTTTCATCGGatatgaacaaagaaaataatgTGAATACATCTTTTAGTGATTATATACCAAAAGGAAAATCTAAAGCAAAGCAAATGTCTAATAACTTTATATCACCGTTAAGATCAGTTTCATTTGATAATAAGACTACAGTAAGATCAGAAGATATAGGTCTGAAAAATAATTTGATCAGAGAATTTGATGCAGTGGGACGTGATATCAAGCAGTATAATGATAATACTTTAGGTGGGCCAAAGTCTTTGAATAGGCCATTGGTAGATATTTCAAATACTTTGGGTGCTGAAAATCAACAAGTCACAGGAGAAAAGAGGAAGCTATCAAGTCGGAAGTATCCTTCTCCATTCAAGAAGCCACGAAATTCCAAATTTATCCCTCCGTTAAACAAAAATTCAGCACTAGTTTCTACCG GTACGATGCCCAAAATCTCTGAAGGATCATGCTGCAAAACAAGGGTTTCCACTCGATACCCTTTCCAGTTTACTCGCAAGTACATCAAGGAGTATCTTGGAGAGCCTCCTTTTCTTCATAATGGG TTTGAGAACGTCCCTGAATGGTTAAGAAAGATAAACTCAGAGAACGCGGACAAACACATGTTCGAGGATGAATCTGGTCTAAAATGCATTGGTTTGGATTCTTTCTTTCACATGTTGGCTCAGTCAAGATGTTCAATTCTTTCAAAAGA GTGGGTTGCAAATCACTACAGATGGATAGTCTGGAAACTTGCATGCTATGAGAGATGCTATTCTGCCAAATTTTATGGGAAACTTTTGACTGCTTCTAATGTGCTTGAGGAACTGAAATACAG atACGAGAGAGAAGTTAACAATGCTCACCGATCAGCTCTGAAGAGAATTCTAGAAGGAGATGCCCCCGCTTCTTCTCCTTTGGTACTTTGCATTGCATCTATAAAGTTCAAGTGTAATTCAGAACCAGATATAGAGCCATCAAATGCCACTGAAAGTTCAAGCATAGAACTCACAGATGGATG GTACTCGATAAAAGCCCTGTTGGATGAATTACTTTTAAAGCAACTCTTTTCCGGAAAATTGTTTGTGGGACAAAAACTTAGG ATATGTGGAGCTAGTTTATCTGGTTGGAATGCACCTGTTTCACCCCTTGAG GCATCGAGGATGATTAGCTTATGCTTGCACATCAATGGGACATATAGAGCTAATTGGGCTGACCGTTTGGGATTCT GTAAAAGTGGGTGTGCTCCGTTAGCATTTAAGTGCATTAAAGGTTCTGGAGGGGTAGTTCCCAACACATTAGTTGGAGTCACTCGGATATACCCTGTTCTATACAGGGAGAG GTTAAGTGATGGAGTTTTTGTGGTGAGATCAGAGAGGATGGAAAGCAAAAGGATGCAATTGTATGACCAGAG ACGTTCAAGCATCATGGAGGGGGTTATGGCTGAGTTTCAGTCAGGGCTTAAAGGATTCCAAATTGACGACGATGAAGGAGAGAAGATTTCAAAGCTACTAGAACAAGCTGCTGAACCAGAAGTTATTATGGCTGACATGAGTTTAGAGCAGCTCACGTCATTTGCTACTTATCAAGCAAAAATTGAG GCGAGTAGACAGTCAGAGATAgataaattaattgaaaaggcaTTGGAGGAAGCTGGACTAAGTAGGAGGGAAGTCAACACTCTCATGAGGGTGAGAGTAGTTGGGTTGACTAGTCAAAGCTATATTCCGAAGAGCCGCCCACAGCAGGGATTGATAACAATATGGAACCCGACTGAGAAACAG CAATCAGAGTTGGTTGAAGGGCAAGCATATGCTGTTGCAGGCCTCACACCAATTAACTCTGATACAGGCACTATTTATTTGCGTGCTAGAGGCTCTACAACCCAATGGCGCCCATTATCTCCCTTGGCAATTCAACATTTTCA GCCTTTTTATACTCCTCGGAAAGCGGTATCATTATTACGAATGGGTGAAGTTCCACTCTCTAG TGAATTTGATGTTGCTGCGTTTGTTATATACGTGGGGGTGGTGCATAAATCTTCTCAGCAGAAAAGGCAATGGGTTTTTGTGGCTGATGGCAGTATTATTTCATCACAACCACACGAGCTGTCAGACGCTTTGCTTGCCATAAGCTTCTGTTCACCATCTGTCGACTGTGATTCCATTGTACCAATCAACTACAATCTTGTAGGATCAACG GTTGGGTTTTGTAATCTCATAAAGGGTGCCAAGGATCAAACGAATCATATATGGGTGGCTGAAGCAACCGACAACTCGACATACTTTCTAAGTTATGACGGTGCCAATTCCAAGCACTTGAAGGATGCAGCTGCTTCTGCTGATCAATGGGCGAAAGCCTCAACCTTG ACGATTGAGAAGTTAAAGGAGAAAGTGTCATCTATTGTTGCCGGAAAG TAG